The nucleotide window TTGACCTGGCTTTCGTGATCGGCGCCCTCCAGGGAGTCCTTGGCATTCCCCGAGGGCGCGGCCTGACCATTGCGTCCGCAACCGGCCAGGAGCGGCAGGCTCAGGGCGGTCGCGGCCAGCAGGACCATCATCCGGCGCGGGCCGGCGCTCATGCGTGTCATGGGATAACCTCGCTTCACTTGCTCGAATCCAGGTAGAACGTCTCGTCCAGCAGGCCCAGGGCGTGCAGCAGGTCGATGCGCGCCGTCAGCAGCTGGTGGCGGGCCAGGGCCGCGTTGGCCCGCGCCGCCTTCATCGCCGTGCGAGCGTCCCGCAGTTCCAGCTCGGAGCCGGCGCCACTCTCGCGGCGGGTGTGGGCGATCTCCAGGCCCTCGGCCGCCGCCTCCGCGTTCCGCTCCCAGGCCATCATGTCCAGGCTGCGCCGCTGCAATTCATCCAGGGCCGTGCGCACATCAAGGCCGATGGCGTCCAGCAGTTGGGACTCGTCGGCCTGGGCCTTGCGCAGGTCCTGCCGTCCCTTGGCCACCTGCGCCGCCGTGCGGAATCCACTGAAAAGGGGCAGGCTGGCCTGCAGGCCCACGTTCCAGCTGCTGCGCCACGTCTCCTCCTGGGAGAACATGTCCCACTGGTTGGCGTGCTCCAGGTTGGCGAAGGCGGCCAGGGTGGGCAGGTGGTCGCTCTGGTAGACGCGCACGGCCCGGCGATAGCCCTCCACCGCGTTGGTGGCGAGATCGCGTTCCGGACGATGGCGCTGGGCCAAGGCGACCAGCCGCTCCCGCTCCCCGCCGGGCAGCGAGCCCTCGGCCAGCAGGCCGGGGAACTCCGCCGCCAGGGCGGAACAGGCCAGCTCGAAGGCACGGATGCCCAGCTCCGTGCCGGGTTCGAGGGCCAACTGCAGGACCAGGGCGGCGCGGGCCTGGTCCAACTGGTCCTCCGCCTCGCGCAGGGCGGGAATGGAGTTCATGTGCTCCACCTCGCTGCGCAGCAGGTCGAAACGGGAGAGGGCGCCGATCTCGTGGAGCAGGCGGGCGTCTTCGAGGCGGGCCTTGGTCCCCTCCACCACCTCCTCGTTCAAGACGCGCAGCTCCTCCAGCAGGGCGATGCTGGAGTAGCCGGTGAGGAAGCCGCGCAGGAGGGCGGCCCGCTGCACGGCGAGGGACGCCTCGGCGACGCGCTCGTAGCTGCGCGCCACGCCGATGGCCTGGAAGGCGCTGCCGGAGAAGAGCAACTGGGTGAGGCCCAGATTGAAGCTGTAGTTGTCGTCGGCCGCCGTGGTCAGGGTCAAGGAATCGAACTTGAAATCCTGGATGTTGCCCAGGTGCGTCCCCGTGGCGCTCAGCTGGAGGCTGGGCAGGGTGGCGGCGCCGGTCTCGACCACGTCCAGGCGCGCCTTGCGACGGTCCGCCAGCGCTTTCTGGTAGTCCCGGTTGTGCTCCAGCAGCCATTGGACGGCCTCACCCACCGGCGGCTCGAAACGCTCGACGGCCCACAGCGGGCGCAGATAGGCCAGGCTGCCGCCCAGGATCACCCATCCCAGCCACAACAAGCGGCTATTTGTCCTCATGAAGCCCCCGCTCATGGATCTGGATACCCTCGAACAGAATACGCATCAATTCCCGCAGAAAGGTCTCGTCATCCAGTTCGATGAAGCGCTGCCGCCGGTTGTGCAGATAGATGTGGAACATGGAGACGACGATGGAGACGGGCGCCTCGACCACCAGGTCCCGGCGGAAGATGCCGCGCTCGACGCCGGTGGTCACGAGGGCGCCGATCAGGGTGAAGAGCGGTTTGTCGCCCTGGCAGGCCCCTTCGATCTGCCTGCCCAGCTCGGGGCCGATGCCCAGCTCGGGATCGCCCGTCATGAGGCGCCCCATGAGCGGGCGCTCCACCAGCCAGTCGGGCATGCGGCGGATGATGGCCTCGATCGCCAGGCGGGGATCCTCATGTCCGGCCGCCGCCTCGCTGGCCGCCTCGGTCATCAGGCGCTGCTCGCGGCTGACCACCTGCATGAAGAGATCCTCCTTGCTGGTGGCATGCAGATAAATACTGCCCTTGGCGATGCCGGCGTCGCGGGCGATGTCATCCAGCACAGTCCGACGAAAGCCATAAAGGGCGAAGCGCCGGGCGGCCGCTTCCAGCAGAAGATCCGCTTTGTCCATGACGACTCCTGACTGCCTGACCCGTTGACCCGAAGACCTGATGACTCATGTAACCCATTTGGTCAAGCGGGTCACATAGTCACGCATTCTCAGGACATTGGCAAGTGCTGGGTTGTGAAAGCCATGCTACGTCGCCGGGGGACTGCGAGGTGTTGCCCTGGTGCTGCCCTGGTGTTGCCCTGGTGCTGCCCTGGTGCTGCCCTGGTGCTGCCCTGGTGCTGCCCTGGTGATGCCCTGGCGTCGACCAGGTGATGCCCTGGTGCTGCCCTGGTGTTGCCCTGGTGATGCCCTGGTGCTGCCCTGGTGTTGCCCTGGTGATGCCCTGGTGTTGCCCTGGTGCTGCCCTGGCGTCGACCAGGTGTTGCCCTGGTGATGGCCTGGTGCTGCCCTGGCGTCGACCAGGTGTTGCCCTGGTGATGGCCTGGTGCTGCCCTGCTGTTGCCCTAAATCCAATCCAACGGGCCGAAGTCATGCCGCCGCCCGGACCTGACATTGCAGGCACCCAATGCTATACTCAGCGGCCGTGGCGGTGGGCGGCAAGGGAAGTTGACAGGAACATCCATGACCCTGCAGATCCTCAAATCGAAGATCCACAAGGCCCGTGTCACGGCCACGAACCTGGACTACAACGGGAGCTTGGCCATCGATCCGGGCATCTACGAGGCTTGCGGCATGGTGGCCTTCGAGAAGGTCCTGGTGGGCAACCTGACCAACGGCCAGCGCTTCGAGACCTACCTCATCCCCGCCGAGCGCGGCAGCCGGGAAGTCTCGCCCAACGGCGGCGTGGCCCGGCTCTGCCAGCCCGGCGACCAGCTCGTCGTGATGAGTTTCGCCTGGGTGGACGCCCAAGACCGGCCGCTGCCCCAGGTCATCGTGCTGGATGGCGACAACCGCATTGTGGATCGACCGGACTACGGGGAAATGCGATGAGATGCCTGGTGCTGCTGATGACCGGGTTGTTGATGTGTGGCGCCCCGATCCGCGCCGTGGAGACGGATCCTCGCCTGACCTCCCTGCGGGACAGCCTTGCCCTTGGCATCGACCGGCTCCAGGAGGCCTGGCAGCGCACCGAGCGGGCGCAGACCGACAGCCTCAAACAGCGCATCCAGGGCGGCCCGGCCCTCGCCTGGAAGGACTGGGCCTTCAACAGGGCGCCGCGCCGGGGCATGAGTGGCGACGACATCATCCAACTGGCCGAGCTGCACTCCTGGCTCAACCGCTTCGACATGGAAGGCTGCTACAACGAGCAGCTGGAGTGCTACAAGCGCGCCATGTTGATGCCGGGGACTGAGGCAAGGGCCCTGCGCCGCCTGCACGCCGAGTATCACGCGGCCGGTTTCGCTCCGGGCGTGATCCAGACCGGTCTCAGCCTCCACCAGCTGGACCGCCGCAAATCGCTGGAGCAAGGGGTGGGCCGCAACCTGGCGCAGGCCTATCTCATGGTGGGGGATCGCAGGGAGGCCCTGCGCTGGATCAAGCGCCACCTGCGACAGCATGCGGGGGATGACGCGGCGCGCGATCTCAAGCGCCGCATCCGCAACATGAAGAAACAGCCCTCGTGAGAATTCCGCTCGCTTTCAAAGCTGTTGTATCCTAAGCTACCCCGTCCGGAACCCGCCCATACATCATTCATCTTGGACAAGCGCGGTCCCTGGGCCGCCGGCGGGCGTTTCCCATCAGGAGAAGGAGAGCCTCATGCGTCGCTTGCTGGGTTTGGGATTGCTGCTGGCCGGGCTGCAGAGCGCCTCGGCCGCCTGGCACCAGGTCTTCGTGCCCATCCAGGACAAAAGCGGGCTGCCCCGCCTGGCGGAGGCCCTGGGGGGGCTGGATCCCTGCGGCACCGTGCTGACCGAGGCGGGGATCGAACTTCCCCTGGAGGACGCCGAGCTGGCGGCCGTGACCCGGGCCGGCCTCAATCCCAAGGTGCTCATCGCCGACCTGGAGCAGCACTACGCCGATCGCCTCACGGCGGACCGCAACTACGGCGCCTACCACACCTTCAGCGAAGGCATGGCCGCCATCAACCAGCTCCACGCTGATTTCCCGGACATCGTGGGGGCTCCCATCTCCCTCGGCACCAGCCACCAGGGCAATCCCATCTGGGCCTTCAAGGTCTCCGACAATCCCGGCATCGACGAGGACGAGCCGGAAGTGCTCTACGGCGGCTACATCCATGCGCGGGAGGCCATCACCATTGAAGTGCTGCTGCATTTCCTGAACCACCTCACCAGCAACTATGGCACGGACCCGCGGGTGACGGCCATCGTGGACGAGCGGGAACTGTGGTTCATCCCCTTCATGAATCCCGATGGCGTCCTCTACAACGAGAGCACCAACCCCAACGGCGGCGGCATGTGGCGCAAGAACCGCCGCAACAACGGCGATGGCAGCTGGGGCGTGGACCTCAACCGCAACTACGGCTACCAGTGGGGCTACGACAATTCGGGTTCCAGCCCCACCCCTTCAAGCGAGACCTACCGCGGTCCGGCCGCCTTCAGCGAGCCGGAGGACATGGCGGTGCGCACCTTCATCAACAGCCGCAACTTCGTCGCCGCCCTCTCCTACCACAGCTACAGCAACCTTTACATCTACCCCTTCGGCTACACCAACATCCATGCACCGGAGCCGGACCACAGCGCCTTCGTCATCATGACGGACCTGATGAGCAACTTCAACGGCTACACCTGCGGCGCCGCCTGGGAACTGCTCTACAACACCAACGGCGACACGGTGGACTGGTGTTACGGGGCGCAGGGCGAACACCCCAAGATCATGGCCATCACGCCGGAGGTGGGCACGGGCAGCGACGGCTTCTGGCCGGCCGAGTCCCGCATTCCCGCCCTGGTGGCGGAGAATCTGGAGCCCAATCTCCTCTTCGCCGAGATGGCGGGCAACCCCTGGAGCCAGCTGCCCCCCGCGGCGCCCGTGCTGGACGAGCTGGGTGAGGTGGGCGATGGCTACACCCTGACCTGGAGCACGCCCGCTCCCGACCCCAACAATCCCGCCCTCTCCTATGAGCTGCGCGAGCTGAGCGGCCCCACCCAGGGAACGGACTTTTTCGCCAGCGCCGCCAACTGGACGTCCGGAACGGTGGGCTTCGCCCTCAGTACGGCCCGCTCCTACAGCCCGCCCAACAGCTACTTCGGAGGCACCGGCCACAACCGCAACGCCACCGCGGTGCTGAACAGCGCCATCCAGGTGACGGCGGGCATGCAGCTGGCCATGCGGTCCTGGTACAACATCGAGACGAACTGGGATTACGGTTATGTGGAAGTCTCCACCAACGGCGTGACCTGGACGCCCATCGCCGGCAGCATCACCACCACCACCAACCCCAACGGCACCAACGACGGCAACGGCATCACCGGCGCCTCCAGCGGCTGGGTGGCGGCCACCTTCCCGCTGACGGCCTACGTGGGGCAGAGCATCAACGTCCGCCTGCGCTATGAGACGGACGGCGCGGTGCTGGGGGAAGGCTTCTATGTGGACGATTTCAGCCCCGTGCCGGCCTTCGCCTCCGAGACGACCATCGCCGACGGTCTGACCGCCGAGGCTTGGACGGTGGTCGACCAGTCGCCCGGGGACTGGTATTACAAAGTGCGTGCCCGCGACGCCGAGGACCAGCTCAGCGTGTGGTCCAACCTCATCCAGGTGAGCTCGACGGGCGGTGTGGACATGTCGCCGCCCGCCATCGCGCACACGCCCCTGCCCGACACCTCGGACGGGAGCGGACCCTGGACCGTGGCGGCGCTGATCAGCGACGCCTCCGGCGTGGCCTCGGCCACGCTTGAGAAGCGGGTGGGCGGCAGCGCCTGGAGCCTGATCCCCATGACCAACACGGCCGGCAACAACTGGAGCGCCGCCATTCCCGGCCCGGTGGCGCCCGGCCAGCTGGTGGAGTACCGCATCCGGGCGGTGGACGCCTCGCCCCAGGCCAACGAGGGTGTGAGCACGACCTGGTCTTTCCAGATCCTGCTGCCCGTCGGACTGGAGTATTGCCAGAGCTTCACCAGCGGCTTCGACGATTTCAGCGTCGTGCAGCACCTCCCCGGCGGCAACAGCTGGGTGATCGGCAGCTACACGGGCCAAGGCCAGACCGCCTACATCCAATACAGCAGCACCACCCAGGAGGACCACGCCTCCCTGCTCAGCCCTGTCTTCGACTGCCGCGACCAGGGCGCCCTCGGCCTGAGCTTCTGGCACCTCTTGCGCATGGGTTACAGCGGCGCCTTCACCGACGCCTGGGTCAAGGGCTCCGTCGACGGCGGCCTCACCTGGCCCTACATCCTGGGCGAGTGGCACGCCGACGGCACGGGCGGCGAGGTGACGGTGAGCGGGGTCAACACGCTGGACATCAGTTCCTGGGCAGCGGGCCAGGAGCAGGTGCGGATCAAGTTCGAGTTCCATGACCGCTACGACTGGTATTGGCATGTGGACAATGTCTGCCTGACGGGCAACCTGGCGGTGGCGCCCGATCCGGTGGAGGTGACCATCACGGCCCTGGGGGCGGACGTGCTGCTGTCCTGGCCCCCCTCGCCGGGCGCCGCGGGCTACCGCGTCTATGTCAGCGACGAGGCGCGGGAGGGTTTCACCCTGCTCGCCCAGGTGGCCGGCACCAGCCACCTGCATGTCAGCGCCCTCTCGCAGGAGCAGCGCTACTACATCGTGACCGCCGTGGCCGGCGCGCGGGCCGCCGCCGATCCGGCGGCGATCCCCACCCTTGACGCGCAGGACGGTCGTCGACCGGCCGCGCCGGAGGACAAGGTCCGCCCCTGAGCAGCCCGACCAGACAAAGAACAAGGGGCCGGCGGCGACGCCGGCCCTTTTTGTGGAAGGTGGTGGGCAAGTCCGCGCCGGTGTTCCTTGGGCAGGACTGTCCAGCGGGGCGCACGGCAATTTTTGCCAAGGTGTCCGACCAAGGGTCGGACACCTGTCTTCAGTTCTTGACTGGGGAATGATCCCGCGAACTGCAGTGCGCGCACTGTCCAATTTCTTGCCACATGGCGGCGAGCAACTGCGGCAGCCGATTGGAGGGGTGGACACGGACGTGGCCGGAACATCCGCAGCGGAGGCGATGGTCCAGTGGATGGGGCTGTCGCGGACATTGGACGGCAAGAATAGCCATGGTGTCCGACCCATGGTCGGACACCTGTCCACGAAATCGGCCATGAGTGCGGGGATGCCGTCGAAGCCCCGCGTCATAGCATCAAGGTGGCCAGCGAGAAATAGATGAGGAGGGTGGACAGGTCGGCCAGGGCCAGGGTCACCGGACCGGCGGCGATCTTGGGATCCAGGCGGGAGGAGTGCAGCAGGGCGGGGATGCCCAGTCCGATCGTGGTCGCCGACAACATGGCGAGCAGAATGCCGCCGCCCAGCACCAGGGTGGTCATCTTCTCGCCCAGCCACAACCAGGCCAGGGCGCCGGCCAGCAGGCCGCAGGAGACGCCCAGCAGGCCGGCGGTGGCCGCCTCGCGACGCAGGGTGGCCAGGAACCAGCGCAGGGTCGGTGTGCGGGTGCGCAGCTCCTGCACCGTCATTGTCATGGTCTGAATGCTGAGGCTTTCGCCCAGTCCCAGGACGAGGGTCATGAAGAAGGCCAGGGTGAGGGAGCGCGCCAGCGTCAGCTGGAAAGCGCCTGCCAGAAAGGCGCAGGCCAGGCCGCTGGCCACCGTGGCCAGCAGCCAGGGGAACCGGAAACGCCAGGCGGTGAGCGGACTGGCGCCGCGCACCTGCGAGATGCGGAAGCCGATCGCCTCGAACAACTCCTCCATCCGCTCGTGCTCGGTCACTTCGAAGATTTCTTCGGTGAAGGCCTTGACGTCCACCACGCCCAACAGCCGCTTGTCCGTGTCCACAACAGGAAAGGCAAGCAGCTTGTGCATGGCGAAGGCCTCGCATGCGTCCAGCACGGTGGAGGACTCGCGCAGGGTGCGGAGTTCGCGGATCATGTGATCCTGCAGCATGGCCTCGAGGGGGGTGGTGAGCAAGCGGCGCACGGGCAGGACGCCCGTCAACCGGCCCTGGCCGTCCTCCACATAGAAGTAGCTGATGACGTCGCTGTCGACCTTGTCCCGGATCTCGGCCAGGGCCTCGGCCATGCTCATGCCCTCGCGCAGGACAAGCGGGGCCGGCTGCATCAGGTTCCGGACGGAATGGTGCAGATGCGGGTGGTTTCTCATGAAGGATCTCGCGTTCGCGCGGCCGGAATCATGCCCCCAAGCTCAGGGCCTCAGTCGGGCAGCAGGTCGACGAACCCGGCCGCACGCTGTTCAGCGCATGGGCACCGCCTTGTATCCGTAGTAGATGACCGAGGCGGAGTTGTCCTCATAGATGCGCCGGAACTCGAAGCGCACGAGCATGCCGATGCTCACGTCGGTGAGGTCGCAGTCCGTGACCTGGGCTGTCAAGCGGCCGCCCTCCGTCGTCTCGATCACGGCCAGGGCATAGGGGGCCAAATCGCTGAAGGGTGAAGGCGGCACGCGGATCACGGTGAAGGTGAGCACCCGTCCCTGCCCTTCCAGATGTATCTCGTCGAAAGTGGGCCGCAGATTGCCCGGCACCACCAGACGCGGCGGGAAGCAGATCTCGCCCGTCTCGCGGCACCGGTTGGCCCTCAGGCGGTAGCGCTGCGGTTGCTCCCGCCAGACGCGGGCTGTCAAGGTTTGTGCCATCTCATGCCTCCAGGATGTGAACCACGGTGCTCCCGCCGCTTCCGCCCATGTTCTGCGCCAAGGCGCGCCGGACACGCTGGAGTTGCCGCCCCTCCTCCGCGCTGCCCCGCATCTGCTTGACGATTTCGACGATTTGCGCCACGCCGGTGGCGCCCACGGGATGGCCCTTGCTTTTCAACCCACCCGATGGGTTGACGGGAAAGCGACCATCGCGACCTGTCTCACCGGCCAGGGTGGCGGGTCCCGCCTGGCCCGGCGCATAGACACCAAGTGCCTCCAGCACCATCAACTCGGCGATGGTGAAGCAGTCATGGACCTCGGCGAAATCCATGTCGCCAATGCTCAGCCCGGCCATCTTCAAAGCCTGCCGGGCGGCCACGGTTGTGGACTCCAGCGCCGCCAGCTGGCGCCGACTGTGCAGGGCGATGCGGTCGCTGGCCTGGCCGCTTCCCGTGATGCGCACGAGCGGACGGCCCAGTTTGCGGGCCAACTCCACCGGCGCCAGGATCACGGCCGCGGCGCCGTCGCTCACCGGCGAGCAATCCAGGACGTGCAGCGGATCGGCGATCATGGTCGACTGCAGGACGGCATCCACGGTGATGGCGGAGCGAAACTGGGCGAGGGGATTCAACAGCCCGTTCCCATGATTCTTCACCGCCACGCTGGCCAGCATCTCCGACGTGGTGCCCCACTGCTCCATGTGGGCCCGTGCCATCATGGCATAGAGGCCGGGGAAAGTGGCCCCTTGAAAGCTCTCGTACTCCGCGTCGGCCGCGGTACCGAGGGCATAGGTGGCCTGGTTGAGATCCACATCGGTCATCTTCTCCACACCGCCGGCCAGGACGACCTCGCTGAGGCCGCTGGCCACCTCGATGAAGGCCTGGCGCACGGCGGCGCCGCCCGAGGCGCAAGCGGACTCGACCCGCGTGGCCGCGGCCGGCGTCACGCCCAGGTAGTCCGCCATCAGGCTGCCGACGTGCTCCTGTCCCACGAAGAGCCCGCCAGACATGCATCCGATGTACATGGAATCCAGATGATCCACTCCGGCATCCAGCATCGCCTGGCGGCCCGCTTCCACGAACAGGTCGCGGAAGCTGGTCTCCCACAGCTCGCCGAATCGCGTCATGCCGATGCCGATCACGGCCACGTCACGCATTTTCCACCTCATGTGTTGGCCGACCCGGGTCCCTGGCAAGGCGTGGGACCCGCCGCGGCGGAATTGTCAGGAGTTGCGCAGGATCTTGCGGCGGAACTTCACGTACTCGCCATAGCTCAAGTAGCGCTTGTGCTCGTCCAGCTGGGGGCGTGTCCCCAGCGCCAGCCCCTGCCGCCGGGTGATTTCGTCGGTGGCGGTGAGGACGAAACCGTCGGAGCCGGCGCCACTGCCATAGCTGACCATGAAGATGCGGTCGCCGGGTTTGGCCACGTCCAGGATGGCGGAGAGACCGAGGGGCGAGGCCCCCGAGTAGGTGTTGCCCAGCCAGGGAACCAGCCAGCCGGTGGTGAATTGCGGGCTGCGCACGTCAAAGCCAAGCTCCGTCGCCGCTTTCTGCGGAAACTTGCCGTTGGGCTGGTGGAAGACGCAATAGGCGAAGTCCTGAGGCCGCAGGCCGCTGCGTTCGAGCAGCGCCCGCCCGGCGCTCAGCACCGTGCGGAAGTAGGCCGATTCGCCCGTGAAGCGCCCGCCATGCTGGGGATAATGCTCGTGCTCCCGTCGCCAGAAATCCGGCGTGTCACTCATCCATGACACGGTGCAGTCCACGGTGGCCGCCACGTCGTCGGATCCCATGATGAAGGCGGCCGCGCCGGCGCTGGCGCTGTACTCCAGCGCGTCGCCGGGAGCGCCCTGGCTGGTGTCCGCGCCAATCCCCAGCGCACAGGGCATCTCGCCCGCCTTGACGAGGGAGTAGGCGACGTACATGGCCTCGCTGCCGGCCTTGCAGGCGAACTCGAAATCGGCGCAATGCACCAGGTGCCCGCAGCCGATGGCCTCGGCCACAGTCGTGCCGCTGGGCTTGACCGCGTATGGGTGGGACTCGCTGCCCACGTAGACGGCTCCCACGCTGGCCGGGTCGACGCCGGCCCGTGCCAGCGCCCGGCGGGCGGCCTCCACGGACAAGGTGATCACGTCCTGGTCCGGCGAGGGCACCGATTTCTCGTAGAGCAGCAAGCCGCGCTTGTAGCTTGCCGCGTCGGCGCCCCACACGGCGGCGATCTCCTCGAGCTTGATGCGGTTGCGGGGAAGGCAGGCTCCCCAGCCGACGATGCCGATTGCCATGGGGTCCTCCTGAGATGTGATGCTGAAAGATGTTGTCCGGAGTGAATGCCCTCGGTGGCATCCGCGCCTCGGTCGAGGCCGGTGCCCATTGATGCCCATCCAGGTTGGCCTGCCCGGAGCATGCGGCGGGGAGCCCGCCATCCGGATGTGATCGCCGATGATGGCGTGACATCCGTCGCGGGACCAGGCCCGCCGAGATCAGAGCGGGTCGACCAGCTCGGCCAGTTCGTCGGGCAGCTCCACCACCATCCGCAAGATGGCCTGGCCGTGCGTCTTGCCTTGGGCGTCGCTCTTGAGGGAGAGGGAACCACCTCCGCCCAGGCTCTCGCCCAGAATGAAATTCAATGCCAGCAGGTTGGGCAGTTCGAAACGTGCCACGTCGCCCAGGGCAATGCGCCGGAAGTGCTCTTTGACGCGCTCGGTTGTCAACCAGCCAAGGGCCCAGTCATAGACCCTCCGGTCGGCGAAGACCACACCCACGTTCGAATTGGCTCCCTTGTCGCCTGAGCGGGCCTGGGCGATTTGTTCCAGCAGCACTCTCATGCTTACTCCACGGTCACTCGCGTCTTCACCAGATGCTTGGGTATCAGGGCCGGCCAGAAAGCGATGATCTCCTGGGCCTTGGGGCGGCCTCCCGCGAATCCGGTGATGCCGGGCGGACCATTTGTGATCAAGGGAGCCAACTCCTTGCCGAAGCGATTGACCTTGACGCGGCTGTGGTCCCGCACGGACAAGCGCAACACCACCTCTTCGGCATCCTGCTCCGGCGCGATGCCCGGGTGGCAGGTGTTCACACCCAGGAATTCCGTCAGGGTCTCGTCATACTCGCAGCATTCCCGTCGCAGACGGTCCCAGATGATCTGCGCCGCCAGTTCGGCCTTCTTCCGCGCCCGCGGGCCGGACACCGTGAGTTGGCTGCTCGCCTTCCAGCCGGCAAGGTAGGAACACGACACCTTGAAGGTGTCCGTCGCGGGGGCGCCCCGGACGCCCCGCACCTCGACGCGGTCCTGGCCCGCCTGCTCCAGCGACAGGGTCGTGAAATCCACCCGCACGTCGGGTGAGATGTAATTGCGCGGATCACCCATCTCATAGAGCAACTGCTCGGTGATGCTGCGCACATTGACCAGCCCGCCCGTTCCCTCATGCTTGGTCACGGCGAAGCGCCCATTGGCTGCGGCCTCGACAATGGGGTAACCGATCCTGGCCATGTCCGGCACCTCCCACCAGCGGGAGTAGTTGCCGCCCGTGCACTGGGCTCCGCACTCGGTGATGTGCCCGGCCACCGTGCCGGCGGCGAGCAGATCCCAGTCGTCGCGTTGCCAGCCGAAGGCATGGATGAGTGGGCCCAAGGCCAGGCCCGGGTCGGAGACCCGGCCGGCCAGGACGATCTGGGCGCCCTGGTCCAGGGCCTCGGCGATGCAGAAGCTGTCGATATAGACGTTGGCCGATGTGATGCGGCCTCGGATGGACTCGAAGGGTTCACCCGTCTCCATGTTGCGGAAGTCAGCTCCCTGGCGGATGAGGTCGTCGAGCCGATCCAGGATGTCATCTCCCTCGACAACCCCCACGCGCAGCCATTTGCCCAGGTGTTCGGCGGTCTCCTCGAGCGCCGTGCGGCAGGCCTTTGGATTGACCCCCCCGGCATTGGTGATCACACGGATGTTCTTCTCCAGGCAAGCCGGCAGGATGCGCGCGGCCAGCTCCACGAAGTCGCGGGCGAAGCCGCTCTCCGGGTTCTTGAGACGCTGGCGCTGCATGATGGAAAGAGTGACCTCGGCCAGGTAGTCGAGGGTGAGGAAATCGATGCCGCCCCGCTCCACC belongs to bacterium and includes:
- a CDS encoding M14 family zinc carboxypeptidase encodes the protein MRRLLGLGLLLAGLQSASAAWHQVFVPIQDKSGLPRLAEALGGLDPCGTVLTEAGIELPLEDAELAAVTRAGLNPKVLIADLEQHYADRLTADRNYGAYHTFSEGMAAINQLHADFPDIVGAPISLGTSHQGNPIWAFKVSDNPGIDEDEPEVLYGGYIHAREAITIEVLLHFLNHLTSNYGTDPRVTAIVDERELWFIPFMNPDGVLYNESTNPNGGGMWRKNRRNNGDGSWGVDLNRNYGYQWGYDNSGSSPTPSSETYRGPAAFSEPEDMAVRTFINSRNFVAALSYHSYSNLYIYPFGYTNIHAPEPDHSAFVIMTDLMSNFNGYTCGAAWELLYNTNGDTVDWCYGAQGEHPKIMAITPEVGTGSDGFWPAESRIPALVAENLEPNLLFAEMAGNPWSQLPPAAPVLDELGEVGDGYTLTWSTPAPDPNNPALSYELRELSGPTQGTDFFASAANWTSGTVGFALSTARSYSPPNSYFGGTGHNRNATAVLNSAIQVTAGMQLAMRSWYNIETNWDYGYVEVSTNGVTWTPIAGSITTTTNPNGTNDGNGITGASSGWVAATFPLTAYVGQSINVRLRYETDGAVLGEGFYVDDFSPVPAFASETTIADGLTAEAWTVVDQSPGDWYYKVRARDAEDQLSVWSNLIQVSSTGGVDMSPPAIAHTPLPDTSDGSGPWTVAALISDASGVASATLEKRVGGSAWSLIPMTNTAGNNWSAAIPGPVAPGQLVEYRIRAVDASPQANEGVSTTWSFQILLPVGLEYCQSFTSGFDDFSVVQHLPGGNSWVIGSYTGQGQTAYIQYSSTTQEDHASLLSPVFDCRDQGALGLSFWHLLRMGYSGAFTDAWVKGSVDGGLTWPYILGEWHADGTGGEVTVSGVNTLDISSWAAGQEQVRIKFEFHDRYDWYWHVDNVCLTGNLAVAPDPVEVTITALGADVLLSWPPSPGAAGYRVYVSDEAREGFTLLAQVAGTSHLHVSALSQEQRYYIVTAVAGARAAADPAAIPTLDAQDGRRPAAPEDKVRP
- a CDS encoding Zn-ribbon domain-containing OB-fold protein; the protein is MAQTLTARVWREQPQRYRLRANRCRETGEICFPPRLVVPGNLRPTFDEIHLEGQGRVLTFTVIRVPPSPFSDLAPYALAVIETTEGGRLTAQVTDCDLTDVSIGMLVRFEFRRIYEDNSASVIYYGYKAVPMR
- a CDS encoding magnesium transporter; this encodes MRNHPHLHHSVRNLMQPAPLVLREGMSMAEALAEIRDKVDSDVISYFYVEDGQGRLTGVLPVRRLLTTPLEAMLQDHMIRELRTLRESSTVLDACEAFAMHKLLAFPVVDTDKRLLGVVDVKAFTEEIFEVTEHERMEELFEAIGFRISQVRGASPLTAWRFRFPWLLATVASGLACAFLAGAFQLTLARSLTLAFFMTLVLGLGESLSIQTMTMTVQELRTRTPTLRWFLATLRREAATAGLLGVSCGLLAGALAWLWLGEKMTTLVLGGGILLAMLSATTIGLGIPALLHSSRLDPKIAAGPVTLALADLSTLLIYFSLATLML
- a CDS encoding TolC family protein, with the translated sequence MSGGFMRTNSRLLWLGWVILGGSLAYLRPLWAVERFEPPVGEAVQWLLEHNRDYQKALADRRKARLDVVETGAATLPSLQLSATGTHLGNIQDFKFDSLTLTTAADDNYSFNLGLTQLLFSGSAFQAIGVARSYERVAEASLAVQRAALLRGFLTGYSSIALLEELRVLNEEVVEGTKARLEDARLLHEIGALSRFDLLRSEVEHMNSIPALREAEDQLDQARAALVLQLALEPGTELGIRAFELACSALAAEFPGLLAEGSLPGGERERLVALAQRHRPERDLATNAVEGYRRAVRVYQSDHLPTLAAFANLEHANQWDMFSQEETWRSSWNVGLQASLPLFSGFRTAAQVAKGRQDLRKAQADESQLLDAIGLDVRTALDELQRRSLDMMAWERNAEAAAEGLEIAHTRRESGAGSELELRDARTAMKAARANAALARHQLLTARIDLLHALGLLDETFYLDSSK
- a CDS encoding aspartate 1-decarboxylase, encoding MTLQILKSKIHKARVTATNLDYNGSLAIDPGIYEACGMVAFEKVLVGNLTNGQRFETYLIPAERGSREVSPNGGVARLCQPGDQLVVMSFAWVDAQDRPLPQVIVLDGDNRIVDRPDYGEMR
- a CDS encoding thiolase domain-containing protein, producing MRDVAVIGIGMTRFGELWETSFRDLFVEAGRQAMLDAGVDHLDSMYIGCMSGGLFVGQEHVGSLMADYLGVTPAAATRVESACASGGAAVRQAFIEVASGLSEVVLAGGVEKMTDVDLNQATYALGTAADAEYESFQGATFPGLYAMMARAHMEQWGTTSEMLASVAVKNHGNGLLNPLAQFRSAITVDAVLQSTMIADPLHVLDCSPVSDGAAAVILAPVELARKLGRPLVRITGSGQASDRIALHSRRQLAALESTTVAARQALKMAGLSIGDMDFAEVHDCFTIAELMVLEALGVYAPGQAGPATLAGETGRDGRFPVNPSGGLKSKGHPVGATGVAQIVEIVKQMRGSAEEGRQLQRVRRALAQNMGGSGGSTVVHILEA
- a CDS encoding helix-turn-helix domain-containing protein; translation: MDKADLLLEAAARRFALYGFRRTVLDDIARDAGIAKGSIYLHATSKEDLFMQVVSREQRLMTEAASEAAAGHEDPRLAIEAIIRRMPDWLVERPLMGRLMTGDPELGIGPELGRQIEGACQGDKPLFTLIGALVTTGVERGIFRRDLVVEAPVSIVVSMFHIYLHNRRQRFIELDDETFLRELMRILFEGIQIHERGLHEDK